A stretch of Lathyrus oleraceus cultivar Zhongwan6 chromosome 6, CAAS_Psat_ZW6_1.0, whole genome shotgun sequence DNA encodes these proteins:
- the LOC127093458 gene encoding 60S ribosomal protein L7-1, translated as MAEEEPKALNYIPEVILKKRKHSEAWALRKKDQFQKKSFQLRKSKDFIKKPEDFIFEFRNREIDLVRMKRRVKRKRAEKTDTINKPIIVIRIQGKQDMHATTRKHLFSLGLRRIFSAVFLNPTDGVMAKLARVEPYVTYGYPNLKSIKELIYKKGNAKLDKRKVPLTDNNLIEQELGKFGIVCIEDIVHQIENVGPHFKEVVKFMWPFELNKPADGLNGLKNIFKNGGDSGDRGDLINELINKMN; from the exons ATGGCTGAAGAAGAACCCAAAGCTCTGAACTATATTCCAGAGGTTATATTGAAGAAGAGGAAACACAGTGAAGCATGGGCTTTGAGAAAAAAAGATCAATTTCAGAAGAAAAGTTTCCAACTCAGAAAATCCAAGGACTTCATCAAAAAGCCCGAGGATTTCATCTTTGAATTTCGCAATAGAGAGATTGATCTTGTTAGGATGAAACGTAGGGTTAAGAGGAAACGTGCAGAAAAAACTGACACAATCAATAAGCCCATTATAGTCATTCGCATACAAGG gAAACAAGATATGCATGCTACTACTAGGAAGCACTTGTTTAGTTTGGGATTGAGAAGAATTTTCAGTGCTGTGTTTTTGAACCCAACTGATGGAGTCATGGCTAAGCTGGCTAGAGTTGAACCATATGTTACCTATGG GTATCCTAATCTTAAAAGCATAAAGGAGCTAATTTACAAGAAGGGAAATGCAAAATTAGATAAGCGGAAAGTTCCTTTGACAGATAATAACCTTATTGAGCAG GAATTAGGGAAGTTCGGTATTGTTTGCATAGAAGACATTGTGCATCAAATTGAGAATGTTGGTCCTCATTTTAAGGAAGTTGTCAAGTTTATGTGGCCTTTTGAACTGAACAAGCCAGCAGATGGATTGAATGGATTGAAAAACATATTCAAGAATGGTGGGGATTCAGGGGACCGTGGAGATCTCATCAACGAGCTCATCAATAAGATGAATTAA